Part of the Halopenitus persicus genome is shown below.
ACCCATCAGGCAGGCCGCGTCGAACCCGCGACGTTCGCCGAGTCCGAGGATCAGCCCCGAGACGCCGACGATCCCGCCCGCCGGCTCGTCGGCGCGGAACTGGACGTCCACGGCCTCCAGTTCCTCGCGCAGCTCCGCGTTGCTGACCGCGCCGAGGACGGTGTACTCCTCGACGAGTTCGCCGGTCGGGACGCCCCCGAGCGCGTACGCCCGGCGCACGCCGAACTCCTCGGCGACGTCGAGAAACGCCGAGGTCAGCCGATAATGGCCGGCGTTCGTCGCTGCCTGGTGATCCCCGGTCAACACCAGCAGGTCCGTGCCCTCGGTCTCGACCGCGTGAAACTCCGCACAGGTCAGCTCGGTGACGCCGTCGTCGTCGACGGTCACCTGCGGGGGAAACTCGGTGGTGTAGACCCGCCGTACGAGCGTGCCGTCACCCTCCTCCAGAAGCTGCTCGGCCGCCAGCTTCCCGACGTGGCCCACGCCCGGAAGCCCCTCGATCAGCACCGGGTCCTCGAGCTCCGGCGTCGCGACCACGTCGATCTCGATGTCGTCCATACCGTACACTCCCGGCCGCGGCGCATAAGTGCGTGGCTATTCGGATTCCGCGTCCTCGCCGTCAACGGAGCGTTCCCCGGATCGTCGCCGTGCTCGGCGTCGATACTCGCCGTGGCGGTCCTCGGGTGAAAACGGCGGCGGCGCACTGTTCTCGGCCGCGGCTCCACAGTCGGGACACCGCTCTTTGAAGGTGTACACCGGCCGTTCGTGGGTCGTCCGCCACTCGCTGCAGCGGCGGATCGGCGATTTCACGTTCGGCCCTCCAGGTCCCGCGGACGATGGTCGCCGGGCGTGTGGGGAATCACGGTCCCGACCGAGTTACTCGTCGTCCTCGCGTCGTTCACGGTGGAACTCGCCGCTACCGCCGGTCGCCTCGATCGACTCGCGGGCGCGTTCGGCGGCCGCCTCAAGCTGGTCCTCGGCCGTCTTGTAGTCCGGGGCCTTGACTTGGATGCGGTACTCCGGCGACCCGACGTAGGAGACCGTCAACTCGACCTCGTCCGGAACGTCCCCGTTCCCCTCGGCGGCCTGCAGCGCCTCCTTCAGCCGGTCGACGCCGTCGGGATCGAAGCTCTCGAGGTCGACGTACCCGGTCACGTTGACGTACGGGACCGAGACGTTCTCCCGCGCCGTCTCGACGATCGTCTCGACGACGTCGTCGTCCAGATCGACGTCCGCGAGCGCGTCCTCGCCGTGGATCGCGGCGCTCTCGAAGGCATCGTACAGCGAGTCGTGTTCCGCGAGCAGGGCGTTCGCGACCGTGCTGTAGCGGTCGTCGGAGACGTCCTCGCCGAGGGCCAACAACATCCAATTGTCGGCCTTCTGTTCGTTCTTCCACTCCTGGATCTTCTCCTTGCGCTGGTGTTCGTTGACGTCCTTGATCGAGAGGTCGATCTGCTGGGACGACTCGTCGACGTCGAGCACCTTCGCGACGACCGTCTGTCCCTCCCGGACGTGGTCCCGGACGTTCTTGATCCAGCCGGAGGCCACCTCGCTGATGTGACAGAGGCCGCGTTTGTTCTCGTACTCGTCGAGGTCGACGAAGACGCCGAAGTCGGCGATCTCGTCGATCTCGCCGACGACGAGTTCACCGGGTTCGGGCCAGCCGCTGTACTGCATTCTGGGGTTCGAGGCGGTTACCGCGCCTCAACGGTCTCGACGATCTCGCCTTCGATCGCGGCCTTGCCGCCGGTCGGCGTTGCCAGCGTCGTGCCGCAGACGGCACAGGCGACGCTTGAGGACGCCTTCTCGAAGACGGTCTGTTCGTTCTCACAGTCCCCGCAGGCGACGCGAAGGAAGTTCCCCGCCATCGTTACTCCTGGAACGTGAGGCGGCCGGCGCGCCAGCCTTCACGCATATGGGCCTTCCCGCAGTCGGAACAGCGGTACTTCAGGTGCGTCTTCTTGGTGGGCTTGTCGCCACCGGGCACCTTCGAGTATCCGCCGGCGTTGCCGATCGTCGCGAGCGCCCGGCGCCGCTGACGGGCGTCGCGTTTCAGACCGGTCTGGCGACCGGATCGAACCTTCTCCACCTCGTGTTCCTGGTGGGAATCGCAATGAGGACAGTACGTGTTAAAGCGGCGTGGCATCTCCATGGTATCTACCTTATCGGCGGGTTGGACACGGGCTCTTAAAACCTGTTTGGTCTGCGCCGCGGCCGGCGTCGCCCGTCCGTACGTTTATCACGGATATGGCAGCACCCGACGTATGCGCTGACCGCGACCGACCCCGTGCGCCGAGGCGGGTGCGCGACGACCGTGCGGGGATCGATCGACCGTCGCCTGTTCGCCACCCGCGATCATCCGTTAGTCACTGCTGGCCACCCGTCCGCCACTGCTGGCCACCCGTCCGCCACTGCTGGCCACCCGTCCGCCACTGCTGGCCACCCGTCTGCCACTGCTGGCCACCCGTCTGCCACTGCTGGCCACCCGTCTGCCACTGCTGGCCACCCGTCTGCCACTGCTGGCCACCCGTCTGCCACTGACGGTCACCCGTCCGCTCTTCGCCTCTTTCCGTTTGACCCGGCGATCCGGTCGAGATCCGCCAGGAACGCCTCCAGCGCGTCCCGCGTCACGTGTGGCATACAGACGATCCGCAACTCGCCGCGCTCGGTTCGTGCGATCTTCCAGCCCGCCGAGCGGAGCTTCTCGAAGGTCGGCGTCGTGATCGAGGCGGCAACGATCGGGAGGCTCGGGTCGACGACCTCGTAGCCCCGATCCGAGAAGGCCGCCGCGAGCCACTCGGCGTTCCGCTGGCATCGTGCCGCAGTCTCCCGGTAGCCGTCCGGCCACAGCTCCTCCATCGCGGCGACCGCCCCGGCAACCCCGGCCCCGCTTCGCGTTCCCGTTACGGTCGCTTGCGCGTGCGTCTCGAGATACGGCGTCTCGATCGCCAGCGCGTCGAGCGTCGCCGGCTCCCGGACCACGAGCCCGCCGGCCGGGACCACCGCCCGTCCGAACTTGTGGGGGTCGATGGTCATCGTGTCGATCGGCGCGTCCGCGAACGTCCACGACACGTCGCGAAACGGCAGGACGAACCCGCCCCACGCCGCGTCGACGTGCATTCGTGCGTCCGCCTCGTGAGCGATCGCGCACAGGTCCGGGATCGGATCGACCCGTCCGTACTCCGTGGAGCCCGCCACCCCGACGACGAGCGCCGTGTTTTCGTCCACCGCTGCGGACACCGCCTCCGGATCGGCTCGATGGTCGCGGTCGAGCGGGACCGTTCGGAGCTCCACCTCGAGCATCGCCGCGGCCTTTCGGAACGAGAAGTGCGCGCTCTCGGGCGCGACCACGTTGACGTCGTCACCCGACGCCAGGTTACGGGCCGCTCGGACCGCCTGGAGGTTCGCCTCCGTCCCGCCGGACGTGAGGTAGCCGTGTTCGGGCCCTCCCGCGGGGTGATCGACGACGGTACAGAGGAGATCGACTGCCCTCGATTCCAACTCCGCGACCGTCCCGTAGGTCGCGGGATCGCCGGGATTCGTCGCCAGGAACCGTTCGGCTGCCGTCCGAGCGGCCGGATGTGGTTCCGTACACATCGAGGAGAGGACGCGGTCGAACGATTGTGGTGTGTGCTGGCCGTTCATTCGTCGGGGTCGTGACTCATTTCCAGTTCGTGATCGCTTGCCGTCCGGGCTCTCGCCGGTCTGCCGGTCCGGACGCTGCGGTCCTAACCGGTGGTTTCGAGATGTTCGGTCCCGTCACCGGACCGAATCGAGCAGGATCCGTTGTTCCTTGCGTTTGACCTCGTGTTGCACGTCACGCACCGCGTCGATGTTCGCCGAGATGGAGGAGACGCCCTCCTCGACGAGGAAGTTCACCATCTCCGTCTTCGATCCTGCCTGTCCGCAGATGCTCGTGTCGATGCCGAGCTCGCGACACGTCTCGATGGTCCGTCCGATCAGCTCGAGCACCGCCGGATGGGTCTCGTCGAACCGTTCGGCGACGTGCTCGTTGTTCCGGTCGACCGCGAGCGTGTACTGGGTGAGGTCGTTCGTGCCGAACGACGCGAAGTCGATGCCCGCCGCCGCGAGCTCCTCGATACGGAGCGCGCTGGCGGGCGTCTCTATCATCACGCCCCATCGTCGCTCGTTCGGATCGATCCCGGCCTCGCGCATCTGTCGTTTGGCGGCCGCCAGGTCCGCGGCGTCGTTGACGAGCGGAAGCATCAACTCCACGTTATCGTACCCCATCTCGTAGATCCGGTCGAAGGCCGCCAGCTCCTGCTGGAAGACGTCCGGTTTGTCGAGACTCCGTCGGATCCCGCGCCAGCCGAGCATCGGGTTGTGCTCGCGGGGTTCGTCGGCGCCTCCCTCCAGGTCACGGAACTCGTCCGTCGGGGCGTCGATCGTTCGGACGCGGACGGGCCGGGGATAGAACTCCTCGGCGACGGTCCGGATCCCCTCGATGAGCTCGTCCTGGTAGGCCCGTGCGCCGTGGTCGGCAATGTAGCGTTCGGGCGTCTTCCCGAGCGTGAGCACCATATGCTCGATCCGGAGCAGGCCGACGCCGTCGGCGCCGGTCGCCGCGGCGCGCTCGGCAGCCTCGGGGATCGAGACGTTGACCTTGACCTCGGTCGCGGTCATCGGCTTCACGGGCGTCTGCGGTCGCGCGGCCTCGACGGGTTCGAACTCCTCGGCCGGTTCGGCCTCGCTGTCGGCGCCGGCGCGGATGGTTCCCTTGTCGCCGTCGATCGTGACCTGTTGTCCGTTCTCGAGCTGCTTGGTCCCGGTTCGCGTCCCGACGACCGCCGGCACCCCGAGCTCCCGGGAGATGATCGCCGCGTGGCTCGTCATACCGCCCTCGTCGGTGACGATCCCGGCAGCACGTTTCATCGCGGGCACCATATCGGGCATCGTCATCTCGGTCACGAGGATGTCGCCCTCCTGTACCTGATCGAGATGGTCGAGCTTCGTGACGATCCGGACGGTGCCCGAGACCACGCCGGGGCTCGATCCGAGGCCCTGCACGAGGACGTCCTCGTCCTCGTCGGTCTCGTCGACCGTCCCGCTCGCGTGGTTGGCGGCGTCCGTGTCGACGTCTTCGGCGAGCTCCGCGTCCTCCGCACCGGCGTCCGACGCGGACTCGGAGATCGTCGTGATCGGACGCGACTGCAGCATAAAGACTTCCTCGCCCACGATCGCCCATTCGACGTCCTGCGGCTGGCCGTAGTGGTCCTCGACGCGCTCGCCGAGCTCGACGAGCGACTCGATCTCCGCGTCGCTCAACACGCGCTCGGACCGGCGGTCCGCCGGGACCTCGCGCTCGACGGTCTCGCCGGTCTCGGAGTCCTTCTCCATCATCGTCTTCTTGTCCGCGACGGTGACGTCTGAGACGGCCTTCTCGACGCGGTCGTACACGTAGTTGTCGGGGGAGACGGAGCCCGAAACGACCGCCTCGCCGAGCCCCCACGCGGCCTCGATAATGATCTGCGGATCGCCGGTCGAGGGGTGGCTCGTGAACATCACGCCGGACTTTTCGGCGTCGACCATCCGCTGGACGACGACGGCGATGTCAACGTCCTCGTGGGGAAATCCCTGCTGTTGCCGATAGTATATGGCACGCTGGGTGAACAGCGAGGCCCAACACTCCTTGACGCGCTGGAGGAGCTTCTCCTCCCGGACGTTGAGATACGTCTCCTGTTGACCTGCGAAGGACGCGTCGGGGAGGTCCTCGGCGGTCGCCGACGATCGAACGGCGACGAACGCCTCCTCGTCGTCCGTGCCGAGCTGGCGGTAGCTCTCGACGATCTCCTCGCGAACCGACTCGGGTAGGTCGGTTCCGAGGATCAGTTCCGACGCCCGCTCCTCGGCGGCTCGAAGCGCGTCGGAGTCCTCGGGGTCGACGTCGACGGCCGCGAAGAGCTCCTCGTCGATCCCGGCCTCCTCGATGAAGGTTCGATACGTCTCGGCGGTCACCGTGAACCCCGGCGGGACGGGCAATCCGGCACCGGTAAGCTCACCGAGCGAGGCCGCCTTGCCGCCGACCGTCTCGAGGTCGTCAGCGTCCACGTCGTCCAGCCAGAGTACAGCCATTGCCTATACTCGGGTGTCTGCGAGCCGACTCAAGAAACTTCCGAACCGAATGGTGGCGGTAGTCAGTGACATCGACCGAGGATCCCCGACGGCGGCGGTCGTGACCATCGGACGTTCCGTTTTGGGATCTCGAAACGGCGGAGTCGGCTATTCCGACTCGGGCTCGGTTCCGGAATCGCCGTCCTCGCTCGCTCGATCGGTGGTCCGGTTCTCGTCCGTCGCGTTCGTCGGAACGATCGTCGGGTGGTCGATTCCGAACCGGGGAGATCGTGCTGCCATCGTGTGTCATCCGAGGGTTCCGACGGGGATATAATTACCCATACGCATAACTCATCGAACGAACGACGCCGTATTCGTGCCGAGCATACCGCCGCGATGGCAGCGGAAGAATTTCGGCTGGTCGTCGAGGCCGTTTTCGGGACTCGGCGAAACGTTCGTCGTCGGGACTAAGCGAAGTGTTCGTCGTACAGGTCCTGCGCGTGTTCGATCGCGTCGAGGGCCGCCTCGCGGTCCTCCCACCCGAGCGTCTCGACTTCCTTGCCCTCCTCGAGGTTCTTGTAGGTCGCGAAGAACTCGTCGATCTCGTCGAGCGTCTGCTGCGGCACGTCCTCGAGGTCCTGGATGTGGTCGTAGCGGGGGTCCTCGCTCGGCACGGCGATGACCTTGTCGTCCTGCTCGCCGTCGTCGTCCATCTGCATCAGCGCGACCGGACGCGCCTCGATGACGCAACCGGGGAACGTCTGGTCCTCGACGAGCACCAGGACGTCGAAGGGGTCCTCGTCGTCGTAGTAGGTCTGCGGGATGAACCCGTAATCCGACGGATAGTGGACGTTCGAGTGGAGCACGCGGTCGAGGACGACGCCGGGAACGTCCTTGTCGTACTCGTATTTGTTTCGTTCGCCCTTCAGACACTCCACGACGGCGTAGATCGTTTCCGGCGGGTTCGGTCCGGTCTCGAGGTCTTCCCAGAGGTTCGTCATACACCCGCCCGTCCGGGAAACGGGCCCAAAGCACTTTCGAGTCGGAGCGGTCGGTGCTGGGGACTCGACGTCGACTGTGCTTTGAACGAAAAACAACTTACTATGGATTTATCCATATACTAAACGTAGAATATTATAAATGGATCCGTCGCAATCTTGCGATTTCAACTCGATCTTGCTGAAAACCCCATTCCGGTTGCGAAGCGTTATATATTCGGATCCCGTGGCTGCCAGTATGTCAGAGGCGCAAGCTGTTCGGAACGAGGGGGACATCGTCAGCGAGCTGACCGCGTTTCAACAGAACATCCTGGTCATCCTTTCGAAGGAGCCGATGTACGGGCTCGCGATCAAGCGGGAGCTCGAGGAGTATTACGGGGACGACGTCAACCACGGCCGGCTCTACCCGAACCTGGACGAACTGGTCGACATCGGGCTGATCGAAAAGAGCGAGCTCGACAAGCGGACGAACCAGTACGAGCTGACCGACGCGGGGCGACGCGTCGTCCTGTCCCGCCTCGAATGGGTCTTCTCGAAGTTCGTCACCGACGCCGAACGAGCCGGCGAGCTGCGGCAGCTCGTCGACGACAGCCGGTAGGGGGAGCTCCCGGCGACGTACCGGCGGTTGGCAACGTGTCGGGGACGCGTCGGCGACGTGTCGGCGCGTGCCGGCGGCGTACCGGGGACGCGTCGGGGATGCGTCGGAGATGCGTCGGATCCGGTGAGCGGCTATGATGGGTGGTGAAAGTGGGCGGCGAGGACGGAGCAATCACGAGTCGCCGGTCTCGTCATCGATCTCCGCGTCGTCGAGTTCCTCCACGAGCGCCAGTGATCGGTCGAGTAGTTCCCGTTGGTCCGCGCTGGGCCAGGCGTTCCGTGGGTAATACTCCGTGCGGAACTCCTCTCGTTCCGCGGCCGTCGCGTCGGTCACGCGCCGGACGTAGTGGTTGCTCATGAAGTCCGCGAACGCCCGGACGTTGGCGGCGTGATCCGGACCGTGTTCGGCCGCGATCCGGTCCACGACCGCGTCGTTTGCGGCCGCGATCTCGTCAAATCGGTCGGCGTCGCCCGGCCCCGACAGGGAGACCTCGACGGCACGGTCGGTCTCCTCGATGCGGTTGAGTTGTACCGTTCCGTCCGCCATCCACTCGCTCGGGTACAGCACGAGGGTGTCGTCCTCCTCGCGTACTCGCGGCGTGTAGTCGTGGTCGGCCGCGAGTTCGTCGCGCCGGCGCCGGTAGAGGTCGGCTGCCTCCGGATCGGCCGCGTTCCGGGCGAGCCGCGTCAGTCGCTCGGCCTCCTCGACGGCATCCGGCGGGACGTCGGGGATTCGGTCCGTCCCCTGGTCGTCGCCGGACGCCGTCATTGCGGTATCGTCGCCGGCCGCTCCGTCCTCGGGTTCCGTGTCGATCGACCGTTCGGTCGGCGCGAAATCGGTCATCTCGATCCGATCGAACGGCATCACGTCGTTTTTACCCGTCGATCCGCGGTCCGTCGACGGGATCGCTTGGAGGTCCGGCTCGTCGTCCACTGGCTCGTCGTTGACCGGTTCGGCATCTCCGGATGAGCAAAGCGGTCACTCGTCGAGCGCCTCGTTGGCGAGGTCGTCGGCCCGCTCGTTTACCGACCGGGGAACGTGCGCGATCGACCATCGGT
Proteins encoded:
- the mfnA gene encoding tyrosine decarboxylase MfnA, with the protein product MNGQHTPQSFDRVLSSMCTEPHPAARTAAERFLATNPGDPATYGTVAELESRAVDLLCTVVDHPAGGPEHGYLTSGGTEANLQAVRAARNLASGDDVNVVAPESAHFSFRKAAAMLEVELRTVPLDRDHRADPEAVSAAVDENTALVVGVAGSTEYGRVDPIPDLCAIAHEADARMHVDAAWGGFVLPFRDVSWTFADAPIDTMTIDPHKFGRAVVPAGGLVVREPATLDALAIETPYLETHAQATVTGTRSGAGVAGAVAAMEELWPDGYRETAARCQRNAEWLAAAFSDRGYEVVDPSLPIVAASITTPTFEKLRSAGWKIARTERGELRIVCMPHVTRDALEAFLADLDRIAGSNGKRRRADG
- a CDS encoding DUF7108 family protein, giving the protein MDDEPDLQAIPSTDRGSTGKNDVMPFDRIEMTDFAPTERSIDTEPEDGAAGDDTAMTASGDDQGTDRIPDVPPDAVEEAERLTRLARNAADPEAADLYRRRRDELAADHDYTPRVREEDDTLVLYPSEWMADGTVQLNRIEETDRAVEVSLSGPGDADRFDEIAAANDAVVDRIAAEHGPDHAANVRAFADFMSNHYVRRVTDATAAEREEFRTEYYPRNAWPSADQRELLDRSLALVEELDDAEIDDETGDS
- a CDS encoding 30S ribosomal protein S27e — translated: MAGNFLRVACGDCENEQTVFEKASSSVACAVCGTTLATPTGGKAAIEGEIVETVEAR
- a CDS encoding PadR family transcriptional regulator gives rise to the protein MSEAQAVRNEGDIVSELTAFQQNILVILSKEPMYGLAIKRELEEYYGDDVNHGRLYPNLDELVDIGLIEKSELDKRTNQYELTDAGRRVVLSRLEWVFSKFVTDAERAGELRQLVDDSR
- a CDS encoding RNA-protein complex protein Nop10 encodes the protein MKSPIRRCSEWRTTHERPVYTFKERCPDCGAAAENSAPPPFSPEDRHGEYRRRARRRSGERSVDGEDAESE
- a CDS encoding 50S ribosomal protein L44e; this translates as MEMPRRFNTYCPHCDSHQEHEVEKVRSGRQTGLKRDARQRRRALATIGNAGGYSKVPGGDKPTKKTHLKYRCSDCGKAHMREGWRAGRLTFQE
- a CDS encoding inorganic diphosphatase translates to MTNLWEDLETGPNPPETIYAVVECLKGERNKYEYDKDVPGVVLDRVLHSNVHYPSDYGFIPQTYYDDEDPFDVLVLVEDQTFPGCVIEARPVALMQMDDDGEQDDKVIAVPSEDPRYDHIQDLEDVPQQTLDEIDEFFATYKNLEEGKEVETLGWEDREAALDAIEHAQDLYDEHFA
- a CDS encoding proteasome assembly chaperone family protein; its protein translation is MDDIEIDVVATPELEDPVLIEGLPGVGHVGKLAAEQLLEEGDGTLVRRVYTTEFPPQVTVDDDGVTELTCAEFHAVETEGTDLLVLTGDHQAATNAGHYRLTSAFLDVAEEFGVRRAYALGGVPTGELVEEYTVLGAVSNAELREELEAVDVQFRADEPAGGIVGVSGLILGLGERRGFDAACLMGETSGYLVDPKSARAVLEVLQKRLGFEVAFDSLEERAEEMEEVAGKIQEMQDGPAVGDDELRYIG
- the ppsA gene encoding phosphoenolpyruvate synthase — encoded protein: MAVLWLDDVDADDLETVGGKAASLGELTGAGLPVPPGFTVTAETYRTFIEEAGIDEELFAAVDVDPEDSDALRAAEERASELILGTDLPESVREEIVESYRQLGTDDEEAFVAVRSSATAEDLPDASFAGQQETYLNVREEKLLQRVKECWASLFTQRAIYYRQQQGFPHEDVDIAVVVQRMVDAEKSGVMFTSHPSTGDPQIIIEAAWGLGEAVVSGSVSPDNYVYDRVEKAVSDVTVADKKTMMEKDSETGETVEREVPADRRSERVLSDAEIESLVELGERVEDHYGQPQDVEWAIVGEEVFMLQSRPITTISESASDAGAEDAELAEDVDTDAANHASGTVDETDEDEDVLVQGLGSSPGVVSGTVRIVTKLDHLDQVQEGDILVTEMTMPDMVPAMKRAAGIVTDEGGMTSHAAIISRELGVPAVVGTRTGTKQLENGQQVTIDGDKGTIRAGADSEAEPAEEFEPVEAARPQTPVKPMTATEVKVNVSIPEAAERAAATGADGVGLLRIEHMVLTLGKTPERYIADHGARAYQDELIEGIRTVAEEFYPRPVRVRTIDAPTDEFRDLEGGADEPREHNPMLGWRGIRRSLDKPDVFQQELAAFDRIYEMGYDNVELMLPLVNDAADLAAAKRQMREAGIDPNERRWGVMIETPASALRIEELAAAGIDFASFGTNDLTQYTLAVDRNNEHVAERFDETHPAVLELIGRTIETCRELGIDTSICGQAGSKTEMVNFLVEEGVSSISANIDAVRDVQHEVKRKEQRILLDSVR
- a CDS encoding translation initiation factor IF-2 subunit alpha, whose amino-acid sequence is MQYSGWPEPGELVVGEIDEIADFGVFVDLDEYENKRGLCHISEVASGWIKNVRDHVREGQTVVAKVLDVDESSQQIDLSIKDVNEHQRKEKIQEWKNEQKADNWMLLALGEDVSDDRYSTVANALLAEHDSLYDAFESAAIHGEDALADVDLDDDVVETIVETARENVSVPYVNVTGYVDLESFDPDGVDRLKEALQAAEGNGDVPDEVELTVSYVGSPEYRIQVKAPDYKTAEDQLEAAAERARESIEATGGSGEFHRERREDDE